A single window of Leptolyngbya ohadii IS1 DNA harbors:
- a CDS encoding protein kinase domain-containing protein, with protein sequence MKTDRKIELRKQLKKSGEASIWETNISNLVAKIYHSMMPEQIEKLNTMVANKPDISTLSSKHISIAWPDEILVDEEERCVGFLMPYVDGKTLVNVYNPIKREKEARGVNWRYLYGVAANTALIVKALHAKQYVVGDIKPENFLVNSEALVSVIDTDSFQIPKLTEGELLEVYRCPVGSKEFTPPELIGASFIDSIRLQAHDNFGLAVIIYHLLLGGKHPFSGRWTGEGADPSIDDLIHQGSWLYAPNSKLQVTSGTIPLEILHPKVQEYFHQCFTQGHSNPNARPGAEAWFRVLKEAYEDLADCGAEINHQYSKHYGRCYWCEMRQKLGGHDIFVPLGPKFTPSKEIHFPAPKKNSIPVKALIGAGVALTSAAGLIVTLNLSSFQTAETLQLPTLPCRNEPLPPSDFEDNRLALNEDLNRPPASGRGSTNLYNSTGLYVARYDGEFLNSERNGCGTLTFASGTRYVGEFRNDKFSGLGELTWKNGDRYVGEFENGKCHGRGTYIFADKTFTSGEWRYGDKVGSNLTCNYGG encoded by the coding sequence TTGAAAACCGACCGTAAGATCGAACTCAGGAAACAATTAAAAAAAAGTGGTGAGGCATCAATATGGGAAACAAACATTTCTAATCTGGTTGCAAAGATTTATCATTCCATGATGCCAGAGCAAATCGAAAAGCTAAATACGATGGTAGCTAATAAACCTGATATTTCAACATTATCTAGCAAACATATCTCGATAGCATGGCCAGATGAGATTTTGGTAGATGAAGAAGAAAGATGTGTTGGATTTCTAATGCCTTACGTGGATGGCAAAACCCTTGTTAATGTTTACAATCCTATAAAGAGAGAAAAGGAAGCAAGAGGTGTCAATTGGCGTTACTTATACGGTGTAGCAGCGAATACTGCTCTAATTGTAAAAGCACTACATGCAAAACAGTATGTAGTCGGAGACATAAAACCCGAAAACTTCTTAGTAAATTCTGAAGCTCTTGTCTCTGTAATTGACACGGATTCATTTCAAATTCCAAAGCTTACAGAGGGTGAATTATTAGAAGTTTATCGATGCCCCGTTGGTTCTAAGGAGTTTACTCCTCCTGAACTTATAGGAGCCTCTTTCATAGACTCTATTCGCCTACAGGCACATGATAATTTTGGACTAGCAGTTATTATCTATCATCTTCTTTTAGGGGGTAAGCATCCATTCTCAGGAAGATGGACTGGTGAAGGAGCAGATCCTTCAATAGATGACCTCATACATCAGGGAAGCTGGCTTTACGCACCGAATTCAAAACTACAAGTTACATCAGGAACAATTCCACTAGAAATCTTGCACCCTAAAGTTCAAGAATACTTTCATCAATGCTTTACCCAGGGACACTCGAATCCTAATGCAAGACCCGGTGCAGAAGCATGGTTTAGAGTATTAAAGGAAGCTTATGAAGACTTAGCGGACTGTGGAGCAGAAATTAACCACCAGTATTCTAAGCACTATGGGAGATGTTACTGGTGTGAGATGCGTCAGAAGTTAGGCGGGCATGATATCTTTGTCCCTCTGGGTCCAAAGTTCACACCTTCTAAAGAAATACATTTCCCTGCACCCAAGAAGAACTCTATACCTGTAAAGGCATTGATTGGAGCAGGAGTGGCACTAACTTCGGCTGCTGGGTTAATAGTTACTCTCAATCTGTCATCATTTCAAACAGCAGAAACTTTACAGCTACCTACACTACCATGCCGAAATGAGCCTTTGCCTCCCTCGGATTTCGAGGATAACCGCCTTGCGCTTAATGAGGATCTTAATCGACCACCTGCTAGCGGACGAGGGAGCACTAATCTATACAATAGTACCGGACTTTATGTTGCTCGTTACGATGGTGAATTTCTTAACTCGGAACGAAATGGATGTGGAACCTTAACTTTTGCAAGTGGTACTCGTTATGTAGGGGAATTTCGCAATGACAAATTCTCTGGATTGGGAGAACTTACTTGGAAGAATGGCGATCGGTATGTAGGAGAATTTGAGAACGGTAAATGTCATGGTCGAGGAACATATATATTTGCTGATAAAACATTTACAAGCGGCGAGTGGCGATACGGTGACAAAGTTGGAAGTAATCTAACTTGTAATTATGGTGGCTAA